AGGCACCCCAGCCGCTGTCGCCGACGCCGCCGAAGGGCAGGTTTTCATGGGCGATGTGCATGAGCGTGTCGTTCACCGTCACGCCACCGCTCACGGTGCGCGCCAGCACGTCGTCGCGTCTACGCAGATCGCTGCCGAACCAGTACAAGGCCAGCGGGCGCGGGTTGGCATTGATGCCGCGAATCGCTTCATCGAGCGAGTCATAGCTCAGCACCGGCAGGATGGGGCCGAAGATTTCTTCCTGCATCAGGCGCATTTCCGGTGTGGCGCCGAACACCAGCACGGGTGCCAGTTGCCGCGTTGCGCCTGCGCTTCCCATGACAGGACCGAGCCGCCGCAGCGTCGCACCCTGCTCTTCCGCCTCTGCCAGCAACGATTGCAGCCGCGCGTAATGGCGTTCGCTGATGATGGCGGCATAGTCGGGATTGTCGATGTAACGCGGAAACAGTTGCGCCGCCGCAGCGGCAAAGGCATCACCGAAAGCTGCCTCGCGTCCCTTGGGCAGCAGCACGTAATCGGGCGCAATGCAGGTCTGGCCCGCATTGAGCAGCTTGCCGTGCGCGATCTTGATGGCGGCATCCGCCAGATCGCATGAGGCGTCGATGATGCAAGGCGACTTGCCGCCCAGTTCCAGCGTGGTCGGCGTGAGGTTGACGGCGGCGGCAGCGGCGACCTTGCGGCCCACGGCGGTCGAGCCGGTGAAGAACAGGTGATCGAAGGGCAGGCCCGCGAACTCCGCAGCCACTGCGCCGTCGCCCTGCACCACGCAGAATTCGTCGGGTGCGAAATAGCGGCCGATCAGCTCGGCCAGCAAGGCCGAGGTCTGCGGCGTCAGTTCGCTCGGCTTGAGCATGACCCGGTTGCCGGCAGCCAGCGCGATGACGGCCGGCCCGAGCGAAAGCTGCAGCGGATAGTTCCACGGCGCGATGATGCCGACCACGCCGAGCGGCTGGCGCTGCACATGCGCGCTGGCCGGTTGCAGATACAACGGCGTGCGCACCTTCGCGGGCCGCATCCACTTGCGCGAATGCCGCAGCGTGTGGCCGAGCATGCCGCGCAGCACGAACATGTCGGCGACCTCGGTGAGCCGGCGCGAACGGTTGCCGAAATCGGCGTTGACGGCATCGGCCAGCACCTCGCCATGCACGTCCAGCAGCTTGCGCACACGCAGCAGCCGCTCGCGTCGCAGCGAGTACGGCACGTCGATGGCGGCGCGGCTTGCCGCATGCTGGGCTTCGAACAGGGAGCGGATCGAGTGTGGCGGCAGTGTCATGTCTCGTTCACGGTGAGCGGGGTCAGGTGGCGGCGACAGATGCGGGCCGCGTTCTGGCCGATTGCCAGAGATACAGACTGTACAGGATCACGCACAGGCCGTCGAAGATCGCCGGCAGGTGCAAGCCTTGCAAGGCAGGGTCACGCCATGCCAGCGCCACCATGGCGACCAGACCGGCCTTTTCGATCGTCGCGGCGAACACGATGGGCCGGCGTGCCTCCGGATTGCGAGCCGCATGCACCAGCAGCGCGCCCATGCACAGCGCCAGCAAGCCCCAGTGGCGCGCATAAAAAAGACCGGCCGGGTCGCTCACGTCCAAGCCGGCCAGCCGCAGCGCCGCAACGGGAAACAGGAATTGCAGGCCTGGCAGCATGGTGGCAATGCCGGTCCACAGCAGGATGCGGGATTTGTGACCTTGCATGGTGTTTCTCCGTTCGATAGTCGGGTTGGGCATCAACGTACATACCAGCCGGCAGGGCCGGGAAACTCCGCACCGGTGTCGCGCCCCACTTCCTGCGCCACCAGTTCATTGGTGCGGCGCGACAGGGACAGCAGCAGTTCCTTGTGCGCCTCGGGTTTGGCCGCGAGATTGACCAGTTCGTCCGGGTCCTTGTGCGTGTCGTAGAGTTCCAGTTCGTTGCGGCCGATCAGCGTGTCCCAATCCTGCGGCTGGTGATGGTCCGCGGGGCGGAAATAGCGCGCGAACTTGTAGCGTCCGTCATGGATACCGCGAAACAATGCGGG
The Noviherbaspirillum cavernae DNA segment above includes these coding regions:
- a CDS encoding coniferyl aldehyde dehydrogenase, whose translation is MPPHSIRSLFEAQHAASRAAIDVPYSLRRERLLRVRKLLDVHGEVLADAVNADFGNRSRRLTEVADMFVLRGMLGHTLRHSRKWMRPAKVRTPLYLQPASAHVQRQPLGVVGIIAPWNYPLQLSLGPAVIALAAGNRVMLKPSELTPQTSALLAELIGRYFAPDEFCVVQGDGAVAAEFAGLPFDHLFFTGSTAVGRKVAAAAAVNLTPTTLELGGKSPCIIDASCDLADAAIKIAHGKLLNAGQTCIAPDYVLLPKGREAAFGDAFAAAAAQLFPRYIDNPDYAAIISERHYARLQSLLAEAEEQGATLRRLGPVMGSAGATRQLAPVLVFGATPEMRLMQEEIFGPILPVLSYDSLDEAIRGINANPRPLALYWFGSDLRRRDDVLARTVSGGVTVNDTLMHIAHENLPFGGVGDSGWGAYHGETGFLRFTHQKPVLVQSRWATGKLLYPPYGAKFDRVMGLLKRFL